Proteins encoded together in one Rossellomorea sp. y25 window:
- a CDS encoding VLRF1 family aeRF1-type release factor, producing the protein MPFKKTLSVLENLYLQKPDKLLTVYLNTDRSDPDQQGGEWKIALKNGFNRLEEYLESAPEEKERLQSIRPKVENYVYSLERELPRSFIIFASADSGIWETFELQVPVETNFYWEENPHLDQLKSLHKDYPYTGLVLLQQNQIKILTSAFGEIQSSELMEFDLETDDWRKHEGPHHADVSMGSGGGKANQQEEFENRLKANQQRWWKSLGSILDKKAADEKWERIVLVGDKEEAAVLEDSMNKEVHETIGKNLLNENEHKVIEKLLA; encoded by the coding sequence ATGCCTTTCAAAAAAACACTGAGCGTACTGGAAAACTTGTACTTACAAAAACCTGATAAATTATTGACTGTATACTTGAATACGGACCGCAGCGATCCCGATCAACAGGGAGGCGAATGGAAAATCGCCCTCAAAAACGGATTCAACCGCCTGGAAGAATACCTTGAAAGTGCTCCCGAGGAAAAAGAAAGGCTTCAATCGATCCGTCCGAAAGTAGAAAACTATGTATATAGTTTAGAACGTGAACTGCCAAGAAGCTTTATCATCTTCGCCTCAGCAGATAGCGGTATTTGGGAAACCTTCGAACTTCAAGTACCCGTTGAAACGAATTTCTATTGGGAGGAGAACCCTCATCTGGATCAATTAAAATCCCTGCATAAAGATTATCCTTACACAGGACTCGTGCTTCTTCAGCAAAATCAAATCAAAATCCTCACCTCTGCCTTTGGAGAGATTCAGTCCAGCGAATTAATGGAGTTCGATTTAGAAACAGATGATTGGCGAAAGCATGAAGGTCCTCACCACGCAGACGTCAGCATGGGAAGCGGCGGCGGAAAAGCCAATCAGCAGGAAGAATTCGAAAATCGCCTCAAGGCCAACCAACAACGCTGGTGGAAAAGCCTCGGCAGCATCCTGGACAAAAAGGCCGCCGATGAAAAATGGGAACGAATCGTCCTCGTCGGGGATAAAGAAGAAGCCGCTGTATTGGAAGATAGCATGAATAAAGAGGTTCACGAAACAATCGGTAAAAACTTGCTGAATGAGAATGAACATAAGGTTATAGAGAAACTTCTGGCATAA
- a CDS encoding MoxR family ATPase produces the protein MKPEITSLMEKYEERIVGQSTNLKLLLSSILAGGHVLIEGVPGTGKTQMVKTLSRLLGGSFNRIQFTPDLLPSDITGSTIYNMKDSSFQTIKGPIFTNVLLADEINRTPAKTQAALLEAMEEKQVTIQGSTYPLEEVFFVVATQNPIEFEGTYPLPEAQQDRFLFKLDIDFPSFEEEKSVLKQVIENHYDSSEVGAVLDIETFLSIRREIDEVTLSDAVLDYIMQIVRKTRETESIRFGASTRAAISIGKAGRAWAYLSGRDYVTPDDIKIVARPALRHRIQLSPHVELEGVTIDQVIQELVGSIPVPR, from the coding sequence TTGAAACCAGAAATCACATCCTTAATGGAGAAATATGAAGAGCGTATAGTAGGACAGAGCACGAATCTCAAACTCTTGTTATCTTCCATCCTAGCAGGAGGGCATGTGCTGATTGAAGGAGTACCCGGCACTGGGAAAACCCAGATGGTGAAGACTCTTTCCAGGTTGCTCGGGGGAAGCTTTAACCGGATTCAATTCACACCGGATCTGTTACCGAGCGATATCACGGGAAGTACGATTTACAACATGAAGGATAGCAGCTTCCAGACGATCAAAGGGCCGATTTTCACGAATGTATTATTAGCCGATGAAATCAACCGGACACCGGCCAAAACCCAAGCGGCCCTGCTTGAAGCCATGGAAGAAAAGCAGGTGACGATTCAAGGATCAACGTATCCACTTGAAGAGGTATTTTTTGTGGTGGCCACCCAGAATCCGATTGAATTTGAAGGAACCTACCCACTGCCTGAAGCACAGCAGGATCGATTCCTCTTTAAGCTCGACATTGACTTTCCTTCCTTTGAGGAAGAGAAAAGCGTTTTAAAACAAGTGATTGAGAATCATTATGATTCAAGTGAAGTGGGAGCGGTTCTAGACATTGAAACCTTCCTTTCCATCAGAAGGGAAATCGACGAGGTCACACTTAGTGACGCGGTGCTGGATTATATTATGCAGATTGTGAGAAAGACCCGTGAAACGGAGTCGATCCGCTTCGGGGCAAGTACAAGGGCAGCGATTTCGATTGGGAAAGCTGGACGTGCGTGGGCCTATCTGTCAGGGCGTGATTATGTCACACCGGATGATATCAAGATCGTCGCAAGACCGGCCCTAAGACACCGCATACAACTATCCCCGCATGTAGAATTGGAGGGAGTGACCATTGACCAAGTCATCCAAGAGCTTGTTGGGTCGATTCCTGTTCCAAGATAA
- the aldA gene encoding aldehyde dehydrogenase, with protein MKKYQMYINGEFVDSTSKDTLDVINPANEETISSIQMGTEEDVNHAIDAAHSAFLSWEKVPSKERASYLYKIADKLEERKDQFVQMLTEENGKTLDASEGELDLAIEYFRYMAGWALRYEGEILESERSNENILVYKKPIGVVAGIVPWNFPMFILARKVAPAIVTGCTIVMKPSQYTPNTACEFAKIIDEVGLPKGVFNLVTGKGSDIGNPMSSHPKVRMVSMTGSYPAGSKVMEAASKSITKVNLELGGKAPAIVTKHANIDLAVEKIKTSRITNSGQACTNAERVYVHEDIAEEFISKMTEAMKNTTVGDPTNRDNDIGPLVNKDRLDTVTEMVNTAVEKGAKILTGGKPLNMDKGFYYEPTILVDVKQDMEIIQEEIFGPVLPIMTYKDFDEVIELANDTEYGLSSSIFSENLHEIMRASNELRYGETFVNRENFEAINGFHAGRGQSGIGGADGKHGLNEYLETHVVYLEYDENYKG; from the coding sequence GTGAAGAAGTATCAGATGTATATTAATGGTGAGTTTGTGGATAGTACGTCGAAGGATACGCTGGACGTGATCAATCCTGCGAATGAGGAGACGATTTCTTCCATTCAGATGGGGACGGAAGAGGATGTGAATCACGCGATTGATGCTGCTCATTCTGCTTTTCTTTCGTGGGAGAAGGTCCCTTCCAAGGAGCGTGCTTCCTATTTATATAAAATAGCCGATAAGCTGGAGGAACGGAAAGACCAATTTGTTCAAATGCTGACAGAAGAAAACGGGAAAACGTTGGATGCCTCTGAGGGTGAGCTCGATTTAGCCATCGAGTATTTCCGGTACATGGCGGGTTGGGCGTTAAGATATGAAGGTGAAATCCTTGAAAGTGAGCGCTCGAATGAAAACATCCTTGTTTACAAAAAACCGATCGGTGTCGTAGCAGGAATCGTACCGTGGAACTTTCCGATGTTCATCCTCGCCAGGAAAGTTGCCCCTGCGATTGTGACAGGTTGTACGATTGTAATGAAACCAAGTCAATACACGCCAAATACCGCATGTGAGTTTGCTAAGATCATAGACGAAGTCGGATTGCCAAAAGGAGTCTTCAACCTGGTAACGGGTAAAGGGTCCGATATCGGAAACCCAATGTCCAGCCATCCTAAAGTACGCATGGTATCCATGACGGGAAGCTACCCGGCTGGTTCAAAAGTGATGGAGGCCGCATCGAAGTCCATTACAAAAGTAAACCTGGAGCTTGGGGGGAAGGCACCTGCCATCGTCACCAAGCATGCAAATATTGATCTTGCCGTTGAAAAGATCAAAACGTCGAGAATCACCAACTCCGGGCAGGCATGCACGAACGCAGAACGAGTGTATGTCCACGAGGATATAGCAGAGGAATTCATAAGCAAAATGACCGAAGCGATGAAAAATACGACTGTCGGAGATCCGACAAACCGGGATAACGACATCGGACCTCTTGTGAATAAAGATCGACTTGACACCGTAACTGAAATGGTTAATACAGCCGTTGAAAAAGGAGCAAAAATCCTTACCGGCGGGAAACCGCTCAATATGGATAAAGGTTTCTACTACGAGCCTACCATTCTCGTAGATGTAAAACAGGATATGGAGATTATTCAGGAAGAGATCTTTGGACCGGTCCTTCCAATTATGACATACAAGGATTTTGATGAAGTCATCGAGCTTGCCAACGATACTGAATATGGTCTTTCTTCATCCATCTTCAGTGAAAATCTTCATGAGATCATGAGAGCCTCCAATGAACTTCGATACGGCGAAACCTTTGTCAATCGGGAAAATTTCGAAGCCATCAATGGTTTCCACGCTGGTCGAGGTCAATCCGGAATCGGCGGAGCAGATGGAAAACACGGCCTTAACGAATACCTGGAAACTCATGTTGTTTATCTTGAGTATGATGAAAATTATAAAGGATAA
- a CDS encoding NADP-dependent oxidoreductase: protein MLPEKQQQIQLVARPEGMPVKEDFNFKEIEVPKPSEGQVLVKTLYLSVDPYMRGRMSDAKSYVEPFQLNEALAGGAVGEVVESESGHFQKGDFVVGMLPWQEYSLADEKQIRSIDPEVAPISTHLSILGMTGLTAYFGLLDIGQPKEGETVVVSGAAGAVGSVVGQIAKIKGARVVGIAGSDEKVSYLTDTLGFDEGINYKTTDNIYTALKEACPNGIDVYFENVGGEIGDAALSLLNKHARVPVCGAISSYNKTDRDLGPRVQTRLIKSSALMKGFVVNDYNDRFKEGATELGQWLSQGKLQYEETITEGLENVTDAFLGLFQGKNIGKQLVKIAESSK from the coding sequence ATGTTACCTGAAAAGCAGCAACAAATTCAATTAGTCGCCCGTCCTGAAGGAATGCCTGTTAAAGAGGATTTCAACTTCAAAGAGATTGAAGTTCCTAAACCATCCGAAGGTCAAGTATTAGTCAAGACTCTTTATCTTTCCGTGGATCCTTATATGCGGGGCAGAATGTCTGATGCCAAGTCGTATGTAGAACCATTCCAATTGAACGAAGCGTTGGCTGGCGGAGCCGTTGGAGAAGTCGTTGAGTCAGAATCCGGACACTTCCAAAAAGGAGATTTCGTTGTAGGAATGCTGCCATGGCAGGAGTATTCCCTTGCAGACGAAAAGCAGATCCGCTCAATCGATCCTGAAGTCGCTCCTATTTCTACTCACCTTAGTATACTGGGAATGACTGGATTGACCGCTTATTTCGGACTCCTTGACATCGGTCAACCGAAAGAAGGCGAAACCGTGGTTGTATCCGGTGCTGCAGGTGCAGTCGGCTCTGTAGTTGGACAAATCGCCAAAATCAAAGGAGCCCGTGTCGTCGGGATTGCAGGTTCGGATGAAAAAGTAAGCTATCTGACAGATACGCTTGGATTCGACGAAGGAATCAACTACAAAACAACGGACAACATCTATACTGCGTTAAAAGAAGCTTGTCCAAACGGCATCGATGTGTATTTCGAAAACGTTGGTGGTGAAATTGGTGACGCTGCCCTTAGTTTACTAAATAAGCATGCACGCGTACCAGTATGCGGAGCGATTTCTTCTTATAACAAAACGGATCGTGATCTGGGACCCCGCGTACAAACCAGATTAATCAAATCAAGCGCACTCATGAAAGGCTTTGTCGTCAACGACTACAATGACCGCTTCAAAGAAGGGGCAACAGAACTCGGCCAATGGCTTTCCCAAGGAAAACTCCAATACGAAGAAACCATCACAGAAGGCTTAGAAAACGTAACCGACGCCTTCCTCGGACTCTTCCAAGGCAAAAACATCGGCAAACAACTCGTCAAAATCGCAGAATCAAGCAAGTAG
- a CDS encoding phospholipase D-like domain-containing protein produces MRTKKISLSIVSILFLLTGGFIQPQEYMDKSMAAAPGSAVINEVAWMGTTGSYNNEWIELHNTTSSDLSIDGWVLEAQDGSPSIGLSGTVSPNDYFLLERTSDGTISNVVADQIYTGSLGNSNEVLYLKDTSGSIIDEVNSWYAGDNTTKATMERNDRSISGTDPANWSTATASYEGGFGTPKAANSPAPSSNGSESLTNVSEELGAINVYFNKSASTQYAMPGNEANYNVNLEDRLIERLNEATTSIDFATYEINLPRVVDTLMAKAAQGVDVRILADAKDGSDPHYAERYETMRLYLEKLVRGQDGVVGSADDAHILSDSPMFVVEDTVKRAAYDLPASFSDFPERNVAVGSTVTTGYMFVEGELKGTDNYYSPGNQMHNKFAVVDGKWVFTGSWNFTVTGLYGSEENMNQGILDGNQQHVVEVHSPELASIYKTEFEEMWGSGSTTPNNTASNFSTRKVDNTPHTLTIGGDTVEVYFSSGDDAVGRMTELVKTEADENAYFTIFAWSDQALVDELKNKWEGSYMDNQGTLTGFDVKGLFDSSFWNQWWSASIEMTGRTATQTSTNNPNTRWANPAPVFKANESRKLHAKTMLIDADTNSDPTVIVGSTNWSENGNNVNDENMLIIHDDAITNQFLQEFNARYVNAGGVVQ; encoded by the coding sequence ATGAGGACGAAAAAGATATCTTTATCAATTGTCAGTATATTGTTTTTACTTACTGGAGGTTTCATCCAGCCTCAGGAATATATGGACAAGAGTATGGCGGCCGCACCCGGGTCTGCTGTCATCAATGAAGTGGCCTGGATGGGGACAACGGGATCCTATAACAATGAATGGATTGAATTGCACAATACAACCTCATCAGATCTATCCATAGATGGATGGGTGCTTGAAGCCCAGGATGGATCACCGAGTATCGGGTTAAGCGGTACAGTATCGCCAAACGACTATTTTCTTTTGGAAAGAACGAGTGATGGAACGATTTCAAATGTCGTAGCGGATCAAATCTATACAGGAAGCCTTGGGAATTCCAATGAAGTTCTGTATTTGAAAGATACCTCCGGCTCCATCATCGATGAAGTGAACAGCTGGTACGCTGGTGACAACACCACGAAAGCCACGATGGAACGAAACGACCGTTCTATCAGCGGTACGGATCCGGCCAACTGGAGCACAGCAACGGCTTCCTATGAAGGTGGATTTGGTACTCCTAAAGCAGCTAACTCACCGGCTCCAAGCAGTAATGGCAGCGAATCCCTCACGAATGTAAGCGAGGAACTTGGAGCCATCAACGTTTATTTCAACAAAAGCGCCTCCACTCAATACGCAATGCCGGGCAACGAAGCAAACTACAACGTGAACCTAGAAGATCGTCTCATTGAACGTTTGAATGAAGCAACCACGTCAATTGACTTTGCCACTTATGAAATCAATTTGCCCAGAGTGGTCGATACGCTGATGGCAAAAGCAGCACAAGGTGTGGACGTTCGAATCCTGGCTGATGCCAAGGATGGATCGGATCCTCATTACGCTGAACGCTATGAAACCATGCGTCTATACTTGGAAAAGCTTGTCCGAGGTCAGGATGGAGTAGTGGGATCAGCGGATGACGCTCATATCTTATCAGATTCCCCTATGTTTGTAGTCGAAGATACCGTGAAGCGGGCAGCTTATGATTTACCTGCAAGCTTCAGTGATTTCCCAGAGCGAAACGTGGCGGTTGGCAGCACGGTGACAACGGGCTATATGTTTGTAGAAGGAGAATTGAAAGGAACGGACAACTATTATTCTCCTGGGAATCAAATGCATAATAAATTTGCCGTGGTAGATGGAAAGTGGGTCTTCACAGGAAGTTGGAATTTCACCGTAACAGGCTTATATGGTTCTGAGGAAAACATGAACCAGGGGATCCTCGACGGAAACCAGCAGCATGTCGTCGAGGTTCACTCTCCTGAACTTGCCTCCATCTATAAAACGGAATTTGAAGAAATGTGGGGAAGTGGATCCACGACTCCAAATAATACAGCATCCAACTTTAGCACAAGAAAAGTCGATAATACACCTCATACGTTGACGATCGGCGGAGATACGGTGGAAGTGTACTTTTCTTCAGGTGACGATGCCGTTGGACGTATGACAGAACTTGTAAAAACAGAAGCAGATGAAAACGCATATTTCACCATTTTCGCATGGAGCGACCAAGCCCTTGTGGACGAATTGAAGAATAAGTGGGAAGGAAGCTATATGGATAACCAGGGAACGTTGACCGGCTTTGACGTGAAAGGTCTATTCGATTCCAGCTTCTGGAATCAGTGGTGGTCGGCAAGCATTGAAATGACAGGTAGAACGGCAACGCAAACGAGCACCAACAATCCTAACACGCGCTGGGCAAACCCGGCACCCGTGTTCAAGGCAAATGAAAGCCGCAAGCTTCATGCCAAAACCATGCTCATCGATGCCGACACAAACAGTGATCCGACCGTCATCGTAGGGTCGACCAACTGGAGTGAAAACGGCAATAATGTGAATGATGAAAACATGCTCATTATCCATGACGATGCCATCACGAATCAATTCCTGCAGGAGTTTAACGCTAGGTATGTGAATGCTGGTGGGGTTGTGCAGTAA
- a CDS encoding stage II sporulation protein M produces the protein MNVKQFVKQHRDDWKQLEDLLGTLRKRKNTTGPAIDQFNRLYQKAAQNLSYSQTYFPGEEVTDYLNGLVSKSHNLLYKDQISSGKQIRHFFSTTFIGLLLEQWKFVVTAMLLFTIGALGAFISVVNDPLHLYSILPPEMSQGVDPSNLGKSDGQVDSSLMSAAIMTNNIKVAFLAFAGGVTFGLLTVYMLVYNGIIVGALAAVFWHQGMSYEFWAYIVPHGMIELTAIFIAGGAGLLMGYKLFVPGRFTRGYQLKQQAKRSVQLLLGTVPLFVIAGIIEGFITPAAIPLLAKYMVAFLTVIGLILYMTIGRLRLKASLQ, from the coding sequence ATGAACGTGAAGCAATTCGTTAAACAGCACCGGGACGACTGGAAGCAGTTAGAAGATCTCCTCGGGACTCTTCGCAAGAGGAAGAACACAACGGGTCCTGCCATTGATCAATTCAACCGTCTTTATCAAAAGGCTGCCCAGAATTTATCGTACAGTCAGACCTATTTTCCCGGTGAAGAAGTAACCGATTATTTGAACGGCCTCGTATCAAAGTCTCACAATCTATTATATAAAGACCAAATCTCAAGTGGAAAACAAATTAGACATTTTTTCTCCACTACCTTTATCGGATTACTGCTTGAACAGTGGAAGTTCGTTGTAACGGCGATGCTTTTATTTACGATCGGTGCACTCGGTGCCTTCATTTCTGTCGTGAATGACCCTCTTCATCTTTATTCCATTTTACCCCCTGAGATGTCTCAAGGGGTGGATCCCTCTAATCTGGGGAAAAGTGACGGACAGGTGGATTCTTCACTTATGTCGGCTGCCATTATGACCAATAACATCAAAGTCGCCTTCCTTGCCTTTGCCGGCGGGGTGACATTTGGTCTTTTGACTGTCTATATGCTTGTGTACAATGGAATCATTGTAGGTGCCCTGGCCGCTGTCTTCTGGCACCAGGGTATGAGCTATGAATTCTGGGCTTACATCGTCCCCCATGGAATGATCGAGCTTACAGCCATCTTCATTGCAGGCGGTGCGGGACTCTTAATGGGCTATAAGCTCTTTGTACCTGGACGATTCACACGAGGCTACCAATTAAAGCAGCAAGCGAAACGATCCGTCCAGCTGCTCCTCGGAACGGTACCCCTGTTTGTGATCGCCGGGATCATCGAAGGATTCATAACGCCTGCTGCCATACCGCTACTCGCAAAATATATGGTTGCCTTTTTAACGGTTATCGGTCTGATTCTCTATATGACGATCGGAAGGCTTCGGCTAAAGGCAAGCCTACAGTAA
- a CDS encoding RDD family protein yields MHEEQVDIRTPEYVSLQFQPAGLGSRAAALMIDQLLLTIVNILILVLLFFVTSGNNGIFSMLEINSTLWGIAIIAIFFLNWGYFFALEFFWGGKTVGKRLLGIRVMQENGHSVTLLSCFIRNLLRIIDMLPVSYFIGMVMIFLHSKHKRVGDLVAGTIVVHERRVKGKRKEKAIVKEIRRRGLRKEDLTVEEWELKQLGAKEWNLIKTYSNRFVQLPLSERNQLTKKLALILYPKLGLEIQDKTYEELEDTLLLLYLALSEEWEFEW; encoded by the coding sequence ATGCATGAAGAACAAGTCGATATTAGAACCCCCGAATATGTTTCCCTGCAATTTCAGCCTGCAGGTTTAGGGAGCAGGGCTGCAGCCCTGATGATTGATCAGCTGCTGTTAACAATCGTAAACATCCTGATCCTTGTGCTCCTGTTTTTTGTGACGTCGGGGAATAATGGCATATTTAGTATGTTGGAAATCAACTCGACACTGTGGGGGATCGCCATCATCGCCATCTTCTTTCTCAACTGGGGGTATTTCTTTGCTTTAGAATTCTTCTGGGGTGGAAAGACGGTAGGGAAGCGATTATTGGGAATCCGGGTGATGCAGGAAAACGGACACAGTGTTACTCTCTTATCCTGTTTTATTCGCAATCTATTAAGAATCATCGATATGCTTCCTGTTTCCTATTTCATAGGTATGGTCATGATCTTCCTTCATTCTAAACATAAGAGGGTGGGGGATCTTGTAGCCGGAACCATCGTTGTTCATGAGCGACGCGTCAAAGGGAAACGAAAAGAAAAAGCCATCGTGAAGGAAATCCGCCGACGCGGCTTGAGGAAAGAGGATTTAACGGTGGAAGAGTGGGAATTAAAGCAGCTCGGTGCGAAAGAATGGAATCTGATTAAAACGTACAGTAACCGATTCGTTCAGCTCCCCCTTTCAGAACGAAACCAATTAACCAAAAAGCTTGCTCTGATCCTCTATCCGAAACTGGGATTAGAAATACAGGATAAAACCTATGAGGAGCTTGAGGATACCCTTCTCCTTTTATACCTGGCATTAAGCGAAGAGTGGGAATTTGAATGGTAG
- a CDS encoding phosphotransferase codes for MANSWDAEVAVTIEQAKALIENQFPELHPAKIDIIDYGFDNTVMNVNSSWVFRFPRREIAVKLLETEGKLLPLLDAKNLGLRIPVPTFFGESSPQYKWPFLGYRYVEGTIPSRASGVVREGESALKLAWFLKKLHLTDVSEALKRGVPYDELNRLDVEKRIPALEKNIQEIIELNLFFQAGKLKDYLKYVPIKPLPSETTLVHGDLHFKNMVVNENGILSGILDWGDVHIGHRAIDLNLAYSYLNPAGRELFFKEYGEVEEVELEYARFKAICTNVVLLLYGYHEEQPHTVAEAQKSLERALRRGTDLDE; via the coding sequence GTGGCGAATAGTTGGGATGCGGAGGTCGCTGTCACCATTGAACAGGCAAAAGCATTAATCGAGAATCAATTCCCGGAACTTCATCCAGCAAAAATTGACATCATTGACTATGGATTCGATAACACGGTCATGAATGTAAACAGTAGTTGGGTCTTTCGATTTCCACGACGGGAAATCGCCGTGAAGCTTTTAGAAACAGAAGGAAAGCTCTTACCGCTGCTCGATGCAAAGAATCTCGGACTCCGAATTCCGGTTCCGACCTTTTTTGGAGAGTCTTCCCCTCAATACAAATGGCCTTTTCTAGGCTACCGGTATGTCGAAGGAACGATTCCATCCCGAGCAAGTGGGGTAGTTAGAGAAGGGGAGTCAGCCCTTAAGTTGGCATGGTTTCTAAAGAAACTTCATCTGACGGATGTTTCAGAGGCCTTGAAACGGGGAGTACCTTATGATGAATTGAATCGTTTAGATGTTGAAAAACGAATCCCTGCTTTGGAGAAAAACATTCAGGAAATCATAGAACTAAACCTTTTTTTCCAGGCTGGAAAGTTAAAAGACTATCTTAAATACGTACCAATAAAGCCATTACCATCAGAAACCACACTGGTTCATGGCGACCTTCATTTTAAAAATATGGTTGTGAATGAGAATGGAATCTTATCAGGGATTCTGGATTGGGGTGACGTTCATATTGGCCATCGAGCCATTGATCTTAACCTCGCGTACAGTTATCTCAATCCCGCGGGACGGGAGTTGTTTTTTAAAGAATATGGCGAGGTAGAGGAAGTTGAGTTGGAATATGCCCGGTTCAAAGCCATCTGCACAAACGTTGTTCTGCTTCTTTATGGCTATCATGAAGAGCAGCCTCATACAGTTGCAGAAGCGCAGAAAAGTTTAGAACGTGCATTAAGAAGAGGGACGGACCTTGATGAGTAG
- a CDS encoding GNAT family N-acetyltransferase encodes MNIEKQWVQEDSDYIRKKLIEYNMSQVDEQTKTPLEQISFVMRNDEDEIVGGVVGEMFWHHLHIDYLWVADDYRHGGYGSKLIHRIEEHAREKGCHLVILDTFSFQAPHFYQKLGYKEFGVLKDFPKGQSQYFMEKRL; translated from the coding sequence ATGAATATAGAGAAGCAGTGGGTCCAGGAAGATAGCGATTACATACGTAAGAAATTAATCGAATACAATATGTCACAAGTAGATGAGCAGACAAAGACACCCCTGGAGCAAATCAGTTTTGTTATGAGAAACGATGAAGATGAAATCGTTGGCGGAGTGGTCGGAGAAATGTTCTGGCATCATCTCCATATTGATTATCTGTGGGTGGCAGATGACTATCGGCATGGAGGGTACGGCTCCAAACTGATTCACAGGATAGAAGAGCACGCCAGGGAGAAGGGATGCCATCTCGTTATATTAGATACATTCAGCTTTCAGGCCCCTCATTTTTATCAAAAATTAGGGTATAAGGAATTTGGTGTCCTTAAAGATTTTCCTAAGGGCCAAAGTCAGTATTTTATGGAGAAACGATTGTAG
- a CDS encoding DUF58 domain-containing protein, which produces MTKSSKSLLGRFLFQDKGILPTAKLLISYLLFSGILLAGTFIGLSWTMIFIMNGLFIVVSLIDLTLSPPKKEVDIKRSIPDQMERGLDYLVDLEIINRSNREMEFRILDGTPQSFQTSFPLEGKLEQDSAGTLTYDVVTPVRGDYNLTKLYLRYRSSLGLWEKQKTMELQDGVKVIPDLTETKKVLESAQQFLLYEGVKIRKQQSGAGEFSKIRNYVLGDDPRKINWRQTAKLREVMTNEYEPEHGKYITILIDCGRMMGAEMKKANRLEKSLEAALTVTAAALQNGDYVSVLAFSKGVKVYIPPAKGMAHLQTILHRIYNLKVDAAESNYAAVLHYVQTVQKKRSLLLLFSDVHTFLHEDSALFYLQRLRKQHLFLTIGIEDETLVKRIKTEPVDSEQAMMKSMAQKQMLVKKREKAKWEKQGLLMVEAREEKLAATAVSYYIDMMNRGLL; this is translated from the coding sequence TTGACCAAGTCATCCAAGAGCTTGTTGGGTCGATTCCTGTTCCAAGATAAGGGAATATTGCCGACTGCGAAGTTATTGATCTCGTACCTTCTATTTTCCGGTATCCTTCTGGCAGGAACGTTTATTGGACTATCATGGACGATGATTTTTATAATGAACGGCTTATTTATCGTCGTGAGTCTCATTGACCTGACCCTATCGCCACCCAAAAAGGAAGTAGACATCAAGCGCAGTATCCCTGATCAAATGGAAAGGGGACTTGATTATCTCGTCGATCTGGAAATCATAAACAGATCTAACCGTGAAATGGAGTTTCGGATCCTGGATGGTACCCCTCAAAGCTTTCAAACATCCTTTCCCTTAGAAGGGAAGCTTGAACAGGATTCAGCCGGGACCCTTACCTATGATGTGGTGACACCGGTAAGAGGAGACTATAACCTGACGAAGCTGTATCTTCGCTATCGAAGCTCCCTCGGGTTATGGGAAAAACAAAAAACAATGGAGCTCCAGGATGGGGTGAAAGTCATTCCGGATCTCACTGAAACGAAGAAAGTATTGGAGAGTGCACAGCAATTCTTACTGTATGAAGGGGTAAAGATCCGTAAGCAGCAAAGCGGTGCCGGAGAATTCTCCAAGATTAGAAATTATGTACTCGGGGACGATCCCAGAAAGATTAACTGGCGTCAAACCGCTAAGCTTCGTGAAGTGATGACCAATGAATATGAACCTGAGCATGGGAAGTACATCACGATTCTCATCGATTGCGGAAGAATGATGGGAGCAGAAATGAAAAAAGCAAACCGGTTGGAAAAATCCCTGGAGGCGGCCCTGACCGTGACGGCAGCAGCCCTTCAAAACGGGGACTATGTGTCTGTCCTTGCTTTCAGTAAAGGTGTTAAGGTATATATCCCTCCGGCAAAAGGGATGGCGCATCTGCAAACGATCCTTCACCGCATTTATAATTTGAAGGTAGACGCAGCCGAATCCAATTATGCAGCAGTTCTTCATTATGTACAGACGGTTCAAAAGAAAAGAAGTCTGCTGTTATTATTTAGTGATGTACACACATTTCTTCATGAAGACAGTGCCCTGTTTTATTTACAGCGCCTGCGGAAACAGCATCTCTTTTTAACGATTGGGATAGAAGACGAAACGTTGGTCAAGAGGATCAAGACAGAGCCTGTTGATTCAGAGCAGGCGATGATGAAGAGTATGGCCCAGAAGCAGATGCTCGTGAAGAAAAGGGAGAAAGCCAAGTGGGAAAAACAGGGCCTCCTGATGGTGGAGGCCCGTGAAGAGAAACTGGCCGCTACGGCTGTTTCGTACTATATTGATATGATGAATCGAGGGTTACTGTAG